The following proteins are encoded in a genomic region of Coffea eugenioides isolate CCC68of chromosome 6, Ceug_1.0, whole genome shotgun sequence:
- the LOC113772817 gene encoding uncharacterized protein LOC113772817, translating to MVESKMRSRTMSFGAGNDTSVKLEIAAAEEVEAEEGHGRLSKRSRLSPSTSSSPPFIQWSTANNDFTATPLQYNPLNEPSPLGLRLRKSPSLLDLIQMRLSQNNASPVAAQSGSSTSTANKDAKNTAASIATDKMKASNFAASVIRIGRWEFVARHEGDLVAKCYFAKHKLVWEVLEAGLKSKIEIQWSDIMALKASFPDNGPSTLTIVLARQPLFFRETNPQPRKHTLWQAASDFTDGQASIHRQHILQCPPGALNKHFEKLIQCDTRLNMLSQQPEIVMDKPYFDTQASAVESPDEFKSSQLRTGEGSSVSSFPDVASPSISDLSSLNFDTWDSATTGSAKEAPSPSSVMDANAIEWNGNYYLSDSQGLKNLKVPGLHPSMSMTDLVSHIGQHISEQVTSGSIPSEKASECQNIFENIAQIMLSDTQNVAASDEKLMKKVNSLCCLLQDPTVASSAHVEGENYSEGPFAGRDAELNYPSDFMFEMKAHDDVVSSVDPKQTPGIPRRDSLGDLLLNLPRIASFPKFLFNIAEADESKYR from the exons atgGTTGAGTCGAAAATGAGGTCACGAACGATGTCGTTTGGTGCCGGGAATGATACGTCGGTGAAGTTGGAGATCGCGGCGGCGGAGGAGGTTGAGGCCGAGGAAGGTCACGGACGTCTAAGTAAACGATCTAGGTTGTCTCCGTCTACCTCATCATCGCCGCCATTCATTCAG TGGAGCACAGCGAACAATGATTTTACTGCTACACCTTTGCAGTACAATCCGCTCAATGAACCTAGCCCTTTGGGTTTGCGGTTAAGGAAGAGTCCGTCTTTGCTGGATTTAATTCAAATGAGGCTATCCCAGAACAATGCTTCTCCTGTAGCGGCTCAATCTGGCAGTAGCACTAGTACAGCAAACAAGGACGCAAAAAACACAGCTGCTTCAATTGCAACTGATAAGATGAAGGCTTCGAATTTTGCTGCTTCTGTTATAAGGATTGGACGTTGGGAG TTTGTCGCTAGGCATGAAGGTGACTTGGTGGCAAAATGTTACTTTGCTAAGCACAAGCTTGTTTGGGAAGTTCTTGAAGCTGGGTTGAAGAGTAAAATAGAGATACAGTGGTCTGATATTATGGCTCTTAAAGCAAGTTTTCCTGATAATGGGCCTAGCACTTTGACTATAGTG CTTGCCCGGCAACCTCTGTTTTTCAGGGAGACCAACCCACAGCCCCGAAAGCACACTTTGTGGCAGGCAGCATCTGATTTTACTGATGGACAGGCTAGTATACATAG GCAACATATTCTGCAATGCCCTCCAGGTGCGTTAAACAAGCATTTTGAAAAGCTGATTCAGTGTGATACACGACTTAACATGTTGAGCCAACAGCCTGAGATAGTTATGGACAAACCCTACTTTGATACGCAAGCTTCTGCTGTAGAAAGTCCAGATGAATTTAAATCTAGTCAACTCCGGACTGGTGAAGGATCCTCTGTTTCAAGCTTTCCTGATGTAGCATCACCATCCATCTCAGATTTGTCATCATTGAATTTCGATACCTGGGATTCAGCCACTACAGGCTCAGCCAAAGAAGCCCCTTCGCCAAGCTCAG TTATGGATGCAAATGCAATTGAATGGAATGGTAACTATTATCTATCTGATTCCCAAGGGCTGAAAAACTTGAAAGTGCCGGGGCTTCATCCTTCTATGTCTATGACTGATCTTGTGAGTCACATTGGACAACATATTTCAGAACAAGTGACCTCTGGAAGTATTCCTTCGGAAAAGGCATCAGAGTGTCAGAACATTTTTGAGAACATTGCACAGATTATGCTTAGTGACACCCAGAATGTAGCAGCTTCAGATGAGAAACTCATGAAAAAGGTCAATTCGCTTTGCTGTCTTCTGCAGGATCCAACAGTAGCTTCCAGTGCACATGTTGAGGGAGAAAATTACTCTGAAGGACCCTTCGCTGGGAGAGATGCTGAATTGAACTACCCTAGTGACTTTATGTTTGAGATGAAGGCTCACGATGATGTAGTGAGCTCAGTGGATCCCAAGCAGACTCCAGGTATCCCAAGAAGAGACTCACTTGGAGACCTTCTACTTAATCTGCCTCGTATTGCATCTTTTCCGAAGTTTTTGTTCAACATTGCAGAAGCTGATGAAAGCAAATATAGATGA